A DNA window from Actinokineospora baliensis contains the following coding sequences:
- a CDS encoding PucR family transcriptional regulator translates to MARPSVRDLLAEEPLKSATVVGGSANLDAVPSEVLAHTPGRTVDVPRGAVVVTGALDGYELELLLRRVHDRGASLVVTAVDQPRRLLSSTKVLAERLALPLALVAADPLETARRLWVRVHQPAAEHGLVLARLARRLQGVGDARSIVKLLDSELGVRSALVGAEHVVLAGTEPTRPLHLDTRTRTWRDGDGFTCLVPIKVGDREPPRLWLVAETGAIGDDTAVKIESGLDLAACSVTAWAATERLLSERDATFQSTVLAELLSSGPPIPRRVLGRAVAAGWRLEGWHTGVHLLLVGGSTPEDVRSRTRDVRDALAAESLTGPLVERGDGWSSWITDSTEATPQRRRDLVRTLTALLPLVPESTLVAGVGRPLLGAPGLVETLVEAQELSRFAGSARGRQLVVFADEAGVRRLLAAATSDDVRARSQRLLGALLSPANADLARTLETYLDLESSATSTAARLGIHRNTVVKRLSRIEELLGANLSDPEVRLALHLACRAK, encoded by the coding sequence ATGGCCAGACCGTCCGTGCGTGACCTCCTCGCCGAAGAACCGCTCAAGTCCGCGACGGTGGTCGGGGGGTCGGCCAACCTCGACGCCGTTCCGTCGGAGGTGCTCGCGCACACCCCGGGGCGAACCGTCGATGTGCCGCGCGGGGCCGTCGTGGTCACCGGCGCGCTCGACGGGTACGAGCTCGAACTGCTCCTGCGCCGGGTGCACGACCGCGGAGCGAGCCTCGTCGTCACGGCGGTCGACCAGCCGCGTCGGCTCCTCTCCTCGACGAAGGTCTTGGCCGAGCGCCTGGCCCTGCCGTTGGCGCTGGTGGCGGCGGACCCGCTGGAGACGGCACGCAGGCTCTGGGTTCGGGTCCACCAGCCCGCGGCCGAGCACGGGCTCGTGTTGGCGCGGCTGGCTCGTCGGCTCCAGGGCGTAGGCGACGCTCGGAGCATCGTGAAGCTGCTGGACAGCGAACTCGGTGTGCGCAGCGCCCTGGTCGGCGCCGAGCACGTCGTCCTCGCGGGAACCGAACCCACCCGCCCGCTGCACCTCGACACCCGCACGAGGACCTGGCGTGACGGCGACGGCTTCACGTGCCTGGTCCCGATCAAGGTCGGTGACCGGGAACCGCCGCGGCTGTGGTTGGTCGCGGAGACCGGCGCGATCGGCGACGACACCGCGGTCAAGATCGAGAGCGGGCTGGACCTGGCGGCCTGTTCGGTCACCGCGTGGGCGGCGACCGAGCGGCTGCTGTCCGAGCGCGACGCGACGTTCCAGTCGACCGTCCTGGCGGAGCTGCTCAGCTCCGGGCCGCCGATCCCCCGGCGCGTCCTCGGCAGGGCGGTCGCGGCGGGGTGGCGGCTGGAGGGGTGGCACACCGGGGTGCACCTGCTGCTGGTCGGCGGTTCGACCCCCGAGGACGTGCGGTCGAGGACCCGCGACGTGCGAGACGCCCTGGCCGCCGAGAGCCTCACCGGCCCCCTGGTCGAACGCGGCGACGGCTGGTCGTCATGGATCACCGACAGCACCGAGGCCACACCGCAGCGCCGCCGCGACCTGGTCCGCACGCTCACCGCGCTCCTGCCGCTCGTCCCCGAGTCAACCCTGGTGGCCGGGGTCGGCCGCCCGCTGCTCGGCGCCCCCGGCCTGGTCGAAACCCTCGTCGAAGCCCAAGAACTCAGCCGGTTCGCAGGCTCCGCCCGAGGCCGCCAACTAGTCGTCTTCGCTGACGAAGCAGGCGTCCGCCGCCTCCTAGCCGCCGCCACCTCCGACGACGTCCGCGCCCGCTCCCAACGCCTCCTCGGCGCCCTGCTGTCCCCCGCCAACGCCGACCTCGCCAGGACCCTCGAGACCTACCTGGACCTCGAATCCTCCGCCACCTCCACAGCCGCCCGCCTCGGCATCCACCGCAACACCGTGGTGAAGCGGCTGAGCCGGATCGAGGAGCTGCTGGGGGCCAACCTCTCGGACCCCGAAGTCCGCCTGGCCCTGCACCTGGCCTGCCGGGCCAAGTAG
- a CDS encoding response regulator transcription factor, with protein MIRIAVVDPLPLFQQGVSAVLTAAGHVVEAPVDIVTWAVKAPSAVILLTVRLEQDWDLLAELRRMAAAHAVVAVVERPSSATGVRAVRAGARSVLFRDAPAEALRHTVEATISGQAVLPPQVVTALATADGQDTVTPEQLTWLRQLATGRTVTEVAGHAGYSERAMYRLLNGLYRHMGVGSRLEAIIRARDAGWL; from the coding sequence ATGATCCGCATCGCAGTCGTGGACCCCCTGCCTCTGTTCCAGCAGGGGGTCAGCGCGGTCCTGACGGCTGCGGGGCATGTTGTGGAAGCACCGGTCGACATCGTGACGTGGGCAGTGAAGGCCCCTTCCGCGGTCATCCTGTTGACCGTGCGGTTGGAGCAGGACTGGGACCTGTTGGCCGAGCTCCGGCGCATGGCAGCCGCACACGCCGTGGTCGCGGTCGTGGAGAGGCCGTCGAGCGCGACCGGCGTGCGGGCTGTCCGCGCGGGCGCCAGGTCGGTGCTGTTCCGCGACGCACCCGCCGAAGCGCTCCGCCACACGGTCGAGGCCACGATCAGCGGCCAAGCGGTGCTACCTCCGCAAGTCGTCACCGCGCTCGCGACCGCCGACGGCCAGGACACCGTCACTCCAGAGCAACTGACGTGGCTGCGCCAGCTGGCAACCGGGAGGACCGTCACCGAGGTCGCCGGGCACGCGGGCTACTCGGAGCGGGCGATGTATCGGCTGCTCAACGGCCTCTACCGGCACATGGGAGTGGGCTCCAGACTGGAAGCGATCATACGAGCGCGCGACGCTGGCTGGTTGTGA
- a CDS encoding AAA family ATPase: MVEGGPSMGGFDRLPPELRDAVAMWQQGEQEFTVESREWFTDGRSGEPVGTVVYTDHAAGRADSERLVLKFLTHDAPKRAESLRMAWFRAGKIGFDAHLAEPLAYSMWLDGGRMGVFLRVAGGGIEDVGQLTELSGTAGFPEVCQSIVNSVVGDWNRDAKWRRPGKPQTIGELLKGVIGRRFDKALEWARTAGVAVDGDEGAVKLGDMTMAFNPFSLLAGSNANRIVQDLRIGHAHGDLSGRNILLKVRNGIDPLSYVLIDYDRYKPDAPLARDPMHLLVALVLDRFHDFGPNSRAALARALVYPNERDSPAHLGLYRDLSEAVRAGSAPGSDSGWGDEWGRQCLLFLVGAGLVHLGRDLRLDNELEVKKWCFQLAALAAERLRGELARWPRRAERTATPVAVRRSAPEDSFGIRDRRIERQDLRNRLVAGGRGISVLSGIRGVGKTKLLDVVLQDLDSDGAPMRVVRHDANTVTGLDLGTLIDHLDGGVTAAGSRTGRSSLARLEDVLVRLGDSPVVVAVDSAENLLTSDEVVADPQLDRAFEMLATMERHAVTVLLVSQDKPNSRQHTWHTVAPSVQLGRLPKDDFFDHLAGMDHRGRLTADLLTRELRASLYDAVKGNPRHAELVHAVVVGDTGYDLPRLAALLGEQRTPDVSDQLMHLLLTGISEVRGAVLRALAAFDTPVPASAVAAVIGNYAHARVGNALSALVMDRIVYRVEDNFYLLSADSRSVMSTVSEPEQRLLYYTVAGALRDIVRPEPRSVADLRLRLAELWALLRAREYGAAYETIHEVDPYLVRWNCRRLVLEPRREVKGRTGGEHDELENLNALADILLSNHDFDEADQVLGEAMSLVVGKEDDVRAIKVHSTFASMCWRQGFTTMAQARYEWVRDQARRINSPEVLAVAQEGIAVCLRRKGRHEDAIVEGVRALAQYGRPDFSEFQDAKRDALLRYTIVALKVARWHGELGHGADAEVFVARAGAAVEAGSDDRLRSAYLDGLAVLSLDRGDVGRAEELAHEAADLAIRHHDEVTLIQARTTLAFCYLHRSARPDAWREIELAEFYRVPGRSLLVLALSGLAAHQQGDRATADERFERLRAEATNRVKKDAEDFAAHDFIGYAICGLHLGDGRDLREAVESFTRARENTRNAGVLIARMRFLLDELEAPARLSQVLDALDAS; the protein is encoded by the coding sequence ATGGTCGAGGGTGGGCCGAGCATGGGTGGTTTCGACCGGTTACCGCCCGAGCTGCGGGACGCGGTTGCGATGTGGCAACAGGGCGAGCAGGAGTTCACGGTCGAGTCCCGTGAGTGGTTCACCGACGGCCGTAGTGGCGAGCCTGTCGGCACCGTGGTCTACACAGATCATGCTGCGGGTCGGGCTGATTCCGAGCGGTTGGTCCTCAAGTTCCTCACCCACGATGCTCCGAAAAGGGCGGAATCGCTCCGCATGGCATGGTTTAGAGCCGGGAAGATCGGGTTTGATGCTCATCTGGCTGAGCCCCTCGCTTATAGCATGTGGCTCGACGGCGGTCGGATGGGGGTGTTCCTTCGTGTCGCGGGCGGTGGTATCGAGGACGTCGGTCAACTGACGGAGTTGTCCGGAACTGCCGGGTTTCCGGAAGTTTGTCAATCAATTGTGAACTCGGTTGTCGGCGATTGGAACCGTGACGCGAAGTGGCGCCGTCCTGGGAAGCCGCAAACAATCGGTGAGTTGCTCAAAGGTGTCATAGGGCGGCGGTTTGATAAAGCGCTCGAGTGGGCGAGAACGGCCGGGGTTGCTGTTGATGGCGACGAAGGTGCGGTCAAACTCGGCGACATGACCATGGCTTTCAACCCGTTCTCACTTCTTGCGGGTTCGAATGCCAATCGAATTGTCCAAGATCTCCGGATTGGTCACGCTCACGGGGATCTGAGCGGTCGCAATATCCTCCTGAAGGTGCGAAACGGAATAGACCCCCTTTCGTACGTGCTTATCGACTATGACCGCTACAAGCCGGACGCTCCATTGGCGCGAGATCCAATGCATCTCCTAGTGGCTCTGGTCCTAGATCGCTTCCACGACTTCGGACCTAACTCGAGGGCCGCTCTTGCGCGGGCACTGGTGTATCCGAACGAGCGCGATTCTCCGGCTCACCTGGGCCTATACCGAGACCTCAGCGAGGCAGTAAGGGCTGGGTCGGCTCCGGGGAGCGACTCCGGTTGGGGCGACGAGTGGGGGCGGCAGTGCTTGCTGTTCCTCGTTGGCGCCGGCCTCGTGCACCTAGGGAGGGATCTACGCCTCGACAACGAGTTGGAAGTCAAGAAGTGGTGCTTCCAACTGGCCGCACTCGCGGCGGAACGACTGCGCGGCGAGCTCGCGCGGTGGCCGCGCCGTGCGGAACGCACGGCCACGCCAGTGGCCGTGCGTCGCTCAGCTCCTGAGGACTCGTTCGGAATCAGGGATCGCAGGATTGAACGTCAGGACCTGCGAAACCGGCTGGTAGCTGGGGGACGAGGGATTTCGGTCCTGAGCGGGATTCGCGGTGTTGGGAAGACGAAACTCCTGGACGTGGTGCTCCAAGACTTGGACTCCGACGGCGCTCCAATGCGGGTCGTGCGTCATGACGCGAACACCGTGACAGGGCTCGACCTCGGAACGCTGATCGACCACTTGGACGGTGGTGTCACGGCCGCAGGTTCGCGCACCGGCCGCTCGTCCTTGGCACGTCTGGAGGACGTCTTGGTCCGGCTTGGCGACTCTCCGGTTGTCGTGGCGGTCGACTCCGCGGAGAACCTGCTGACCAGTGACGAGGTGGTCGCGGACCCGCAACTCGACCGGGCATTCGAGATGCTCGCCACCATGGAGCGGCACGCGGTCACGGTGCTCCTTGTCTCGCAGGACAAGCCGAACTCCAGGCAGCATACTTGGCATACGGTGGCACCTTCCGTCCAACTGGGGCGCCTGCCCAAGGACGACTTCTTCGACCACCTCGCGGGCATGGACCATCGTGGACGTCTCACCGCCGACTTGTTGACCCGGGAGCTGCGGGCGTCGCTGTACGACGCGGTGAAGGGCAACCCGCGCCACGCTGAACTTGTTCACGCGGTTGTGGTTGGTGACACCGGGTACGACCTTCCCAGACTCGCGGCGCTGCTCGGTGAACAGCGCACCCCGGATGTTTCCGACCAGCTCATGCACTTGCTGTTGACGGGCATCAGCGAGGTGAGGGGAGCGGTGCTCCGCGCACTCGCGGCCTTCGACACCCCCGTCCCGGCCAGCGCGGTAGCGGCGGTGATCGGGAACTACGCGCACGCCCGGGTTGGTAACGCTCTGTCAGCTCTGGTCATGGACCGCATCGTCTATCGCGTCGAGGACAACTTCTACTTGCTCTCGGCCGACAGCCGGTCGGTCATGAGCACCGTGTCGGAACCCGAACAGCGTCTTTTGTACTACACGGTGGCGGGAGCGTTGCGCGATATCGTGCGTCCTGAGCCACGCAGTGTTGCCGACCTCCGCCTTCGCCTCGCTGAGCTTTGGGCGTTGCTGCGCGCTCGGGAGTATGGAGCCGCATACGAAACCATCCATGAGGTCGATCCCTATCTGGTCCGCTGGAACTGCCGCCGCCTGGTGCTCGAGCCACGAAGGGAGGTCAAGGGCAGAACTGGGGGTGAGCACGACGAACTGGAGAACTTGAACGCCTTGGCCGACATCCTGCTGTCCAACCACGATTTCGACGAGGCCGATCAGGTGCTCGGCGAGGCCATGAGCCTCGTCGTGGGAAAGGAGGACGATGTGCGAGCCATCAAGGTGCACAGCACCTTCGCCTCGATGTGCTGGCGCCAAGGTTTCACCACCATGGCGCAGGCGAGGTATGAGTGGGTGCGGGACCAGGCTCGACGCATAAACAGCCCTGAGGTGCTGGCCGTCGCCCAGGAAGGCATCGCGGTTTGCCTACGCCGCAAGGGCAGACATGAAGACGCGATCGTTGAGGGCGTTCGCGCTCTCGCGCAGTACGGACGCCCGGACTTCTCCGAGTTTCAGGATGCGAAGCGGGATGCGCTACTGCGGTACACCATCGTCGCGCTCAAAGTGGCCCGTTGGCACGGTGAACTCGGGCATGGTGCTGATGCCGAGGTCTTCGTCGCCCGCGCCGGGGCCGCCGTGGAAGCCGGGTCCGATGACCGCCTCCGTAGTGCCTACCTCGACGGGCTCGCGGTCCTCAGCTTGGACAGGGGTGATGTCGGCCGAGCCGAGGAACTCGCCCACGAGGCGGCCGACCTGGCGATTCGGCACCACGATGAGGTCACCTTGATCCAAGCGCGGACCACGCTCGCCTTCTGCTACTTGCACCGGTCGGCACGCCCCGACGCGTGGCGTGAGATCGAACTTGCGGAGTTCTACCGAGTCCCTGGGCGATCACTGCTCGTCTTGGCGTTGTCAGGACTGGCGGCCCATCAGCAGGGCGACCGTGCGACGGCGGATGAGCGCTTTGAACGTCTGCGTGCGGAAGCGACCAACCGCGTGAAGAAGGATGCCGAGGACTTCGCCGCGCACGACTTCATCGGTTACGCGATCTGCGGTCTACACCTCGGAGATGGCCGCGACTTGCGCGAGGCGGTTGAATCATTCACCAGGGCACGGGAGAACACCAGGAATGCGGGCGTGCTGATCGCGAGGATGCGGTTCTTGCTCGACGAGCTGGAGGCACCCGCGCGTCTCAGCCAGGTTCTTGATGCTCTCGATGCGAGCTGA
- a CDS encoding flavin reductase family protein yields MEAGDHTIVLLRLHAAAHTERAPPLVFHRSRFGLG; encoded by the coding sequence ATCGAGGCAGGCGACCACACGATCGTCCTACTCCGACTGCACGCGGCGGCGCACACCGAGCGCGCGCCACCGCTCGTGTTCCACCGCAGCCGGTTCGGCCTGGGCTAA
- a CDS encoding serine protease, translating to MRPLLSCTVAVLLVGALGPVALAEDRIVGGERVSINQAPWTLSLRDNGNHICGAALIARDIALTAAHCVGGDDLSVRAGSTSRAEGGVKVEVREVVRSPKYDPGTQDFDVAVLYLERDLDFSSNIRPIPVAEREVQAGTRTLVTGWGGLSEGGSSPENLRGVVVPTVSLRTCRDSYGQEAVTTRMLCAGLPQGGKDSCQGDSGGPLTDKPFGSESRLVGLVSWGRGCARPGYYGVYTNVAQEALRRWIREETGK from the coding sequence ATGAGACCTCTGCTGTCTTGTACCGTCGCCGTCCTTCTTGTTGGGGCGCTGGGGCCGGTCGCCTTGGCGGAGGATCGGATCGTGGGTGGGGAACGCGTCAGCATCAACCAGGCGCCGTGGACGTTGAGCTTGCGGGACAACGGGAACCACATCTGCGGGGCCGCCCTGATCGCGCGGGACATCGCGCTCACGGCCGCGCACTGCGTCGGCGGTGATGACCTGAGCGTCCGGGCGGGCAGCACCAGCCGCGCCGAGGGCGGGGTCAAGGTTGAGGTGCGGGAGGTCGTCCGCTCTCCCAAGTACGACCCGGGCACGCAGGACTTCGACGTCGCGGTGCTCTACCTGGAGCGGGACCTCGACTTCAGCTCCAACATCCGCCCGATCCCCGTGGCCGAGCGGGAAGTCCAAGCGGGCACCCGCACGCTGGTGACGGGGTGGGGCGGTCTCAGCGAGGGTGGCTCCTCACCGGAGAACCTGCGTGGAGTCGTTGTCCCGACGGTGTCCCTGCGCACCTGTCGGGACTCGTACGGACAAGAGGCCGTGACGACTCGCATGCTGTGCGCGGGATTGCCGCAAGGCGGCAAGGATTCCTGCCAGGGCGACTCCGGCGGACCCCTGACGGACAAACCCTTCGGGTCGGAGTCGCGACTGGTGGGGCTGGTGTCGTGGGGCCGGGGCTGTGCGCGGCCGGGCTACTACGGCGTCTACACGAACGTCGCCCAAGAGGCTCTGCGCAGGTGGATCCGCGAAGAGACCGGGAAGTAG
- a CDS encoding vWA domain-containing protein: MSMDEEKLFAARLHAVRSRPYLATALFALHVVESRSVPTMAVDRHWRCYVSPSFVDRTPVEELAGVWVHEASHLLRDHHARCDRFAVAHELTGPGERLRMNIAADFEINDDVFGDGLAKPEGAVVPEMLHLSEGKLMEEYLRQFRLGPYTDGFTWLDCGSGADGMDREWDMGPSGAHGLTAQEQDAVRFRVAQSITGAPGNVSRGWQRWAEEAFQPPQPWRDLLGAAVRSAISTSGAGEDYTYGRPSRRSASLPGVVLPSLRRRPPRVCVIVDTSGSVSDAELGSAIVEIAAITRTVGGRRDLISAFSCDTAAHLTRPLCRAADIPFIGGGGTDLRTGFAAAVRTRPDVVVALTDGQTPWPLSKPLCRTVVGLFPRHHEPDDYVPSSPPDWARVVTIG; encoded by the coding sequence ATGAGCATGGACGAGGAGAAGCTGTTCGCCGCCCGGCTGCACGCGGTCCGGAGCAGGCCCTACCTGGCAACCGCCTTGTTCGCCTTGCACGTGGTGGAATCGCGCAGCGTTCCGACAATGGCCGTCGACCGGCATTGGCGCTGCTACGTCTCACCGTCGTTCGTGGACAGAACACCGGTGGAAGAACTGGCGGGGGTCTGGGTGCACGAGGCGTCCCACCTCCTGCGAGACCACCACGCTCGCTGTGACAGGTTCGCGGTGGCGCACGAGCTGACCGGCCCCGGTGAGCGGCTGCGGATGAACATCGCCGCCGACTTCGAGATCAACGACGACGTGTTCGGCGACGGGTTGGCTAAACCAGAAGGAGCTGTGGTCCCGGAGATGCTGCACTTGTCCGAAGGGAAGCTGATGGAGGAGTACCTGCGCCAGTTCCGGCTCGGCCCCTACACCGACGGGTTCACGTGGCTGGACTGCGGGAGCGGTGCCGACGGGATGGACCGGGAATGGGACATGGGCCCCAGCGGCGCGCACGGGCTCACCGCCCAGGAGCAGGACGCCGTGCGGTTCCGGGTGGCGCAGAGCATCACGGGAGCTCCGGGCAACGTCTCAAGAGGATGGCAGCGGTGGGCGGAAGAGGCTTTCCAACCACCGCAACCCTGGCGGGATCTATTGGGCGCGGCGGTCCGCTCCGCGATCTCCACCTCCGGCGCGGGCGAGGACTACACCTACGGTCGACCTTCCCGCCGGTCGGCCAGTCTGCCCGGTGTCGTCCTGCCCAGCCTGCGCCGCAGACCGCCCCGAGTGTGCGTCATTGTGGACACGTCCGGCTCGGTGAGCGACGCCGAACTGGGCAGCGCGATCGTCGAGATCGCCGCGATCACCCGCACTGTGGGCGGCCGCCGAGACCTCATCTCCGCCTTCTCCTGCGACACCGCCGCGCACCTGACCCGCCCACTGTGCCGCGCCGCCGACATCCCGTTCATCGGTGGCGGCGGCACAGACTTGCGCACCGGGTTCGCCGCCGCAGTGCGCACCAGGCCCGATGTGGTCGTCGCACTGACTGACGGTCAAACCCCTTGGCCGCTCTCCAAACCGCTCTGCCGCACGGTTGTCGGCCTGTTCCCGCGCCATCACGAGCCGGACGACTACGTGCCGAGCTCGCCACCCGACTGGGCGCGGGTGGTCACCATTGGCTGA
- a CDS encoding AAA family ATPase, with protein sequence MPISAPPPQPPAHATPLDVATDLLALLAESATEPRTDIQLEALTLAVSADLPVLLWGEPGIGKTAALTQLADALDLPLTTVIASVHEPSDFSGLPVIGEDPAVQGVPMAPPDWAVRLVRAGKGLLFLDELSTAPPAVQAALLRVVLERRIGALTLPPGVRIVAAANPRASAADGWELSPPLANRFVHLQWSYDHDVVVRGLGGTWPRAVLPRLMPEKLTDAVMFARRAVCGLLVARPALVHQLPKNEVRRGGAWPSPRSWEMTLRLIAFAVASGTSRDVLSMVVRGTVGDGPGLELLASMDRMDLPDPEVLLADPAVAVLPERGDLRQAVLDGVVEAVRARPEQSRWDAAWSLLVRAWETGPPDLVVVPASTLAALRREDWEVPATIEQLVDVVSLSQRVGAGR encoded by the coding sequence ATGCCCATTTCCGCTCCGCCCCCGCAGCCACCAGCCCACGCCACACCGCTCGACGTCGCCACCGATCTCCTTGCCCTGCTGGCCGAATCCGCCACCGAGCCGCGGACCGACATCCAGCTGGAAGCCCTGACCCTTGCCGTGTCCGCAGATCTGCCGGTTCTGCTCTGGGGTGAGCCGGGCATCGGCAAGACCGCAGCCCTCACCCAGCTCGCCGATGCCCTCGACCTCCCGCTGACGACCGTGATCGCGAGCGTGCACGAGCCGTCCGACTTCTCCGGTCTCCCCGTCATTGGCGAGGATCCGGCGGTGCAAGGTGTTCCCATGGCTCCACCGGACTGGGCCGTTCGACTAGTCCGGGCAGGCAAGGGGTTGCTGTTCTTGGACGAGCTCTCCACCGCACCACCTGCCGTCCAGGCCGCACTTCTGCGTGTCGTGCTCGAACGTCGGATCGGTGCTTTGACGCTGCCGCCAGGGGTTCGGATCGTGGCCGCCGCCAATCCGCGGGCGTCGGCCGCGGACGGGTGGGAGTTGAGTCCGCCGTTGGCGAACCGGTTCGTTCACCTGCAGTGGAGCTACGACCACGACGTCGTCGTGCGGGGGCTGGGTGGAACGTGGCCCAGGGCGGTGTTGCCGCGGTTGATGCCGGAGAAGTTGACCGACGCCGTCATGTTCGCCCGTCGGGCGGTGTGCGGACTCCTCGTGGCTCGCCCGGCGCTCGTGCACCAGCTGCCCAAGAACGAGGTGCGCCGAGGCGGTGCGTGGCCTTCGCCGCGCAGTTGGGAGATGACGTTGCGCCTCATAGCTTTCGCGGTCGCTTCAGGGACTTCCCGGGACGTGCTGTCGATGGTGGTTCGGGGCACGGTGGGAGACGGACCAGGGCTGGAACTGCTGGCCAGTATGGACCGCATGGACTTGCCGGACCCTGAGGTGCTCCTCGCCGATCCAGCGGTGGCCGTCCTGCCCGAACGCGGCGACCTGCGCCAAGCGGTGCTGGACGGAGTGGTGGAGGCGGTGCGCGCGCGACCGGAACAGTCCCGTTGGGACGCGGCGTGGTCATTGCTGGTGCGTGCCTGGGAAACCGGACCTCCAGACCTCGTGGTCGTCCCAGCTTCCACGCTCGCCGCCTTGCGCCGCGAGGACTGGGAAGTCCCAGCGACGATCGAGCAGTTGGTTGACGTCGTGTCGCTCTCGCAGCGCGTGGGTGCGGGCCGATGA
- a CDS encoding carbohydrate-binding protein, which yields MRLLPLLCAAALAIAVGPAAVASPGPAAHPSEVPGLTGAAATAAAGPAADKFRQLRVANAAAQKHTFWGPEPQLSTNADGMVATHSVIPTLRLSNRSDVVYAPTMKPTSHSCIEVVTAYGLGQAPQLWAWDWCKSVSPAKVVPIDTAFLSKYTTTVNGRQAYTIQVLRTNASTNSWTASLYNNTTRAWDALFTQSGSDKSTLNEGWDIFEIYATHNNATGSAYYCTDARGAVFESTAIQLRINGQWTPATATNSPLRPTATPRPADYDCPTLKFQATTPNSAWRVTV from the coding sequence ATGCGCCTATTGCCATTATTGTGCGCCGCCGCGCTCGCGATAGCCGTGGGTCCGGCCGCTGTCGCGTCCCCTGGCCCGGCGGCCCACCCCAGCGAGGTCCCCGGTCTGACCGGTGCCGCCGCTACCGCCGCCGCCGGTCCCGCCGCTGACAAGTTCCGACAGTTGCGCGTCGCCAACGCCGCCGCGCAGAAGCACACCTTCTGGGGGCCTGAACCCCAGCTCTCCACCAACGCCGACGGCATGGTCGCCACCCACAGCGTGATCCCCACCCTCCGCCTGAGCAACCGCTCGGACGTCGTCTACGCGCCCACGATGAAACCGACCAGCCACTCCTGCATCGAGGTCGTCACCGCCTACGGCCTCGGCCAGGCCCCGCAGCTGTGGGCGTGGGACTGGTGCAAATCGGTGTCCCCGGCCAAGGTCGTCCCCATCGACACCGCGTTCCTCAGCAAGTACACGACCACGGTGAACGGGCGTCAGGCCTACACGATCCAGGTCCTGCGCACCAACGCGTCCACCAACTCCTGGACCGCGTCGCTCTACAACAACACCACCCGCGCCTGGGACGCCCTGTTCACCCAGAGCGGCTCCGACAAGAGCACCCTCAACGAGGGCTGGGACATCTTCGAGATCTACGCGACCCACAACAACGCCACCGGCAGCGCCTACTACTGCACCGACGCCCGCGGCGCCGTCTTCGAGTCCACCGCCATCCAACTGCGCATCAACGGCCAGTGGACCCCGGCCACAGCCACCAACTCTCCGCTGCGCCCCACCGCGACCCCCCGTCCCGCCGATTACGACTGCCCCACCCTGAAGTTCCAAGCGACTACCCCCAACTCAGCCTGGCGCGTCACCGTCTAG
- a CDS encoding helix-turn-helix domain-containing protein, which yields MAYVFDTADLPAPDRVDAVNAALAHASAPCHVILERPDAVAVRIGLWDLGSTNVFTTHANGLRLLRTAKQAKRDAQPVLALSVQGHAPGRHEQFGGQRVIAPGDLMAVDLSAAYDFSWSGPGAAGCLQIPIDHLGLPVDTVRRAIADLRSSPLYPLVTAHITHQVRNADRLAADPAAPALGTANIELVRALVLSAAGRPVRESTVLTQVRAYVRHHLTDHDLTPARIAATHHISVRQLYALCAEAGFSLEQWIIEERLAGAHAELTHTDHTIAATARRWGFRDPTHFTRRFRTRYGQTPHDWRQASQQPPLP from the coding sequence ATGGCTTATGTGTTCGACACCGCGGACCTCCCGGCTCCGGACCGGGTCGACGCGGTCAACGCGGCGCTGGCGCACGCCTCCGCGCCCTGCCACGTCATCCTCGAGCGCCCCGACGCCGTCGCCGTCCGCATCGGCCTGTGGGACCTAGGCAGCACCAACGTCTTCACCACGCACGCCAACGGGCTCCGCCTGCTGCGCACCGCGAAACAGGCCAAGCGGGACGCCCAGCCGGTCCTGGCGCTGTCGGTCCAGGGACACGCGCCCGGTCGGCACGAGCAGTTCGGCGGGCAACGGGTGATCGCCCCCGGCGACCTGATGGCCGTCGACCTCTCCGCCGCGTACGACTTCTCCTGGTCCGGGCCGGGCGCCGCGGGCTGCCTCCAGATCCCCATCGACCACCTCGGCCTCCCCGTCGACACCGTCCGCCGCGCCATCGCGGACCTGCGGTCAAGCCCCCTCTACCCGCTGGTCACCGCCCACATCACCCACCAGGTCCGCAACGCCGACCGCCTCGCCGCCGACCCCGCGGCGCCCGCGCTCGGCACCGCGAACATCGAACTCGTCCGCGCGTTGGTGCTCTCCGCCGCAGGCAGGCCGGTGCGGGAGAGCACTGTCCTCACCCAGGTCCGCGCCTACGTGCGCCACCACCTCACCGACCACGACCTGACCCCAGCCCGGATCGCCGCCACCCACCACATCTCGGTACGGCAGCTGTACGCGCTGTGCGCCGAGGCGGGCTTCAGCCTCGAGCAGTGGATCATCGAGGAACGCCTAGCTGGCGCCCACGCCGAGCTCACCCACACCGACCACACCATCGCGGCCACCGCCCGCCGCTGGGGCTTCCGCGACCCCACCCACTTCACCCGCCGCTTCCGCACCCGCTACGGCCAAACCCCCCACGACTGGCGCCAGGCGTCTCAACAGCCCCCTCTGCCGTAG